In Pyrus communis chromosome 11, drPyrComm1.1, whole genome shotgun sequence, the sequence AGGACAATCAACAGATGGCTGGGGTCGACTATGGTCTGACATATTATCCGATGCACAGATTAATTCGACACAGCACCAAACGTCGAACTAATTTAATCAGTATTATGCGatgattatttattttatcaaacTGAAATATTTAATACAATCCAAACTATCAAACGAGACCTTAAAATACTTGAATCTCAtcactaaaataaaatattcaaatcaaaGATCGGAAAAATGTAtcgttctttttttcttttcttgtcgtACGAGTTGGAAAAGTGCTGACTGTGTGCAAAGCTAGAAGTctttttaagaaaatataaacCTACAATGCATAAAGTGCAAGCGTGATGCAACTGACACAAAAGCTTGGATAAGACCTTAGAAATCATGACCTCAAAACCACTACCATCATGAATTCTAAAGAACAGTCTGACCAAAAACAAATGGgggaaaaaaatgcaaaaagaggaataaaaatcagaaattggAAATGATATAGGTATTTATacatctatttttacttctaatacatttcttgttaatttatatcaTTTGATCTTCTAAATTCAGTCGATCCGATGACTACAAATTACGTGGATGTGTATGAAGTAAAAAGAGGTGAGTGAATAGCACACACCattgtaaattttctttttaaaatgttaGAGAAAATCATATTTTGCACATTGTTGTACAACTTGATTGCAAGTGATGTGTAAACACTGTGTTAATTAACGAGTCTATCTCATTGAATGTTAGTTATATGCATCATTTAATGCATCATGTGGTAAACTAATAATGCAAAAGTTTAACTTCCTtaacattacttttttttatttttgtttaaattagaCAGATAAAAAATCATTGAGACGCCTATTTGGCCAACGAATTTGAAGAATATCGTATTTCTAAATTGGTAAATGATTTCTCATTGGACTAacaatttttataatgacatAAAATGAGACCTGAATATAAATGAGACTCCAAATGTTTTTGCAAGAGGATTCACTCTTGCACCCAAGTTCCCAAAGCTTCTAACTTTGATTCCCCCTCCACCATTCTTGCTTTATAAAAGACCAATAGATGGTTggatatttgaaaattaatgtgAAGTGGGCACATCGGGTTAATAGATTGTTAGTCCTATTTGAAATGGACCCATCGTAATCATCAATTCATAATATGAATGGACCGATCCACAGTGTTTCCAAATTTGCCATAGCATGAAATCATAGAGCTTGAAATAATTCATATTTGACCACTCTATGTGCTTCTGAGTTGAACTAAGAGTCAATTGAAACGAGCACAGACTGCAGGACAATTGCTGTTGGGTTCGGCTTATGTTGACGCTGGCCCAAGGTAAAGATCAATCCATTTAACAATCGTCATGTAGAccatttaaactcttctttttactttacaaaaaataaatgaaatatatatatttgggcaATTGACCCAGGTCACCTCCAGGTAAGGAGTCTATATTAAGTGGCAGAATcagaatttttaaataatggAATCATGATGTCTACCAAAAATACTTACCGTCAACATCTAATGAAGGTTTATACAAACATATGCACATATGTCCACAACCTGATATGTAAAGGCTTGTTAAGGATGACTACATGAAACAGTAAAATAATGTTGAAAATTGTCAAGACTTGTTATGCATTTCATTGAGCATTTGGTGCGCACAATAGAGTCCTACACAAGAATAGATAAAAAGAAGACAtgaattataaaaaaagaaagatagatgAAATAGTAGGATGAGGATGTTGTAACTTAGTTTGTCTTACTGTTTATAAGGTCAAATACAATACACATTCAAATATACATAGATTTTTGAAGTTATTGAGATCATAGACAACTAATGACTTCATATTCGCTCCGCCACTCTGTATGTCCCTTTTAActttaaaattgacaaaaacAGTAGCCGAAATGAATCAAGCTAAACTTTGCACAGGGACAGGCCACAAATAGCCAGCCCGCCAACTTCTGGCTAAAATTTCTCGTGACCCCTACAATATGCAGCCCAGCAGCCCAAATGGAAGGGCTCTAGGACAACTTGGATGATGTAGTTGTTGAAATCAAATGGTTACACTACTTGTCTTTTGTTTTCTCTGTGTGGAACCGCTTCTTCCTACTTCTTGTCACCATCAGTGCCAGCCCCAATTAAATGGGGTTGTAGACCTCTTATCGAGGACGCACAAACAAAACTGGTTGGGAACTTCCAATTTGAGTGACACGAAGTCGATGATAAAGTATATACGTAAGGTTTGTTTCCCTTCATTGACATCTTAATGTTTGAGACGGTCATCTTTTTTATGCTGACCACTACATCAGTAGTAGAAGTAGTGGTTGCCTTGTTAAGGTATGGTTTGGGATTTAggtgattttaaaaaaagttgGTATGAAAAAAACTGGGAGAGTTTTTGATGTTTGGTAAACACACCaaaccagcttttttttcaaaatttcagatgaaaaaaagctaaaaagtggAAGATGCAAAAAGCAGCTTCAAAAAGTGGCTTATTTTCAAAGTTTCTCCTAATTCCTCACACTTTCAGGAGGAAGAACAACGTCGCCACGTCCCGGCGACCCAACTCTAATCCGTTGATCAAAAATTGCAAATCGACAACCCAATCGTCCATTTCTTCATCCCCACCTTTCTCCTCCCTTTCATTGCTTTCTCCGTCGCCATCTCTGCCTCTAGCTCTGTCATCAGAAATGGTGAATTTCTCAGCCTTGAACGTGAGGCTGGAGTGCACAATTTCAGAAACCCTAGTCCCGTAAGTTCCATTAAACCCTAATTTGGAGGTGGAGGGAGATGAGGAGGAGAAAATGAGGATTGGGGCAATCCGATTGGGGACAAAGAGGGAGCGAGCGTCTTCGTCATCGCCGGAGAAGAAATCATCGTCTAAGGTTCCGACGCGGGTGAGGTGAAGAAATGGGCGGTGTCGGCGACGGAGAGAGATCGAAGAAGGGGACTTGGCTGGAGATCTGGGAAAGCGGTGGTTGGTATTGCTGGCGCCAACGAGGTCGAGGTAGGAGATGAGGGATTTGAGATAAGGGTCGTGGTCGACGAAGGAAGTGAGGAGGTGGGTCCCTTTTTTGACGACCGTGCGGAAGGAGAAGATGAGGAGGGATAGAAGGACGAAGGTGAAGAGGTTGCCAGCGAACGACGTCATGGCTTGTCatagcacatctagtattatacctttttggtcatttcacacaatcatagctgttttacataaaagtttaccaaacactatcatactgctttttttttttttttttttttttttttttttccaaaagcacttttacaaaaacgtttaccaaacactttgttgctttatttcacagatgcttattctcacagcacaacagaagcagttttttttcaaagcacagcagtaccaaaccagccctaacaGCAAGGCCAACAATTGTGGGCATGTTTGGTAATAAACTTGTAATAGTTTATTTGAACTTTAGAgccgtttgataatcatttcgttttcagtttttaattttttttaaactaaaacccaaaatgtaaaaaccaaaaataaaaaaattgaaaatgaaatagttatcaaacagcTCCTTAGATttatatagaatgtttaaatACAGTGTGGTGATATCCACATGCCTATTGTCATCTCCCACAccctttattaatttatgtcaaTTGATCTTGTCCAATTCATTTGATTCGACAATCAGAAATTGAGAGAGGTGTTTAAAAGGTAAAAAAGAGTGTGTAGATAGTACCaccctaaatatatatatatatatatatatatatataagtggaTTTATGTTTAAACTATAAGGGTTTATCTCTTACAAACCCTCACATTTTATGACAGCCGACATGTATAAAGTACGTAACATGGGAATACGTAGATTAACAAACCCTCAGATCTCTTTTGAAAAGCTTGAAGTTATCCCTAGGAAAGCTTATTAATGGGGGCAACAACTGGCCTCTAAAATCCAAAATATACAAAGAATACATCatacatataaacaaataattttatCATGCCGGGGCGGCCGCAAATTTTAAATAAGTCATGGATAATGCAGTACTTGATTTGTTGTTTATCTTAACCATAAAGGTTTATAGCAAGGGCGTGGCTCCACGTAATTAGGCCTTCTCTCCAGATTTATTCAGTCTAGTGCGGTTCACGTGCAAcaccaaaagaacaaaaaggaaagttcacGTGTCATcccaaaaaggaaagaaaacaaaattgaccACTCAAATTATTAGGAGTTTTTACTCAAAACTTTTTGTAGTCAGTTTGAAATTTTACATTTATGTTCAAAGCTATCCATATTATAGATGATTTTATATAGAttgtttttgtaaaaaataaattaaagctaAGGTCGTTTACTCGTCGaactgtatatatatataaatagttaGAATTGGTAAAAGCATTTCTATCTGGGTATTTGTTATAGTAGAGTgattaaacgaccttagtttattcatttttttacaaaaatcgTCTTTACAAagttatttataatataaacaattcTGATCATAAGGACAAAACTTTGTGAttcaaatatgaaatttttttaataggagTCCCTATTCGTTAGTTGTTTGGGAAAAAAAAGTTAGACGTTCAAGTTGATTTATGGTTTATGATTTgctt encodes:
- the LOC137708911 gene encoding uncharacterized protein: MTSFAGNLFTFVLLSLLIFSFRTVVKKGTHLLTSFVDHDPYLKSLISYLDLVGASNTNHRFPRSPAKSPSSISLRRRHRPFLHLTRVGTLDDDFFSGDDEDARSLFVPNRIAPILIFSSSSPSTSKLGFNGTYGTRVSEIVHSSLTFKAEKFTISDDRARGRDGDGESNEREEKGGDEEMDDWVVDLQFLINGLELGRRDVATLFFLLKV